Proteins found in one Sphaeramia orbicularis chromosome 8, fSphaOr1.1, whole genome shotgun sequence genomic segment:
- the myadml2 gene encoding myeloid-associated differentiation marker-like protein 2, producing MDPHGGHYLNKAAVLSPLGAARMCQLLLGCTIMALVSHGAGYSANYGTFCMFVWCFCFAVTLVVFTLDITRLHTCMPISWDNFTVSFAMLATLMYITASVVYPVYFIQTDCTDDDCDVQIYRITVTVCSSVCCFPYGVEVFLTRAKPGAVVGYMATVSGLLKVIQGFVACIIFGALANDSEYNLYIATQYCVVVYSLCFSVTVIVIILTVSGRTSSLRFPFDRFVVIYTFFAVILYLSTALVWPIFSFDKKYGATFRPEDCPRGACPWDSKLVVAVFTNVNLILYFVDLVYSQRIRFVSNGTV from the coding sequence ATGGACCCTCACGGAGGACACTACCTCAACAAAGCAGCTGTGCTTTCACCTTTAGGTGCAGCTCGAATGTGCCAACTGCTGTTGGGTTGCACCATAATGGCCCTGGTGTCCCATGGAGCAGGGTACAGTGCCAACTATGGAAccttctgtatgtttgtgtggtGCTTCTGCTTTGCTGTAACTCTGGTTGTGTTCACCTTGGACATTACACGACTCCACACATGCATGCCCATTTCTTGGGATAACTTCACAGTCTCCTTTGCCATGCTGGCAACACTCATGTACATCACTGCCTCTGTGGTCTACCCTGTCTACTTCATCCAAACAGACTGCACCGATGACGACTGTGACGTCCAGATCTACCGCATCACTGTCACTGTCTGCTCTAGTGTCTGCTGCTTCCCCTATGGGGTTGAAGTGTTCCTGACTCGAGCTAAGCCAGGAGCTGTGGTGGGCTACATGGCCACTGTGTCTGGTTTACTCAAGGTGATCCAAGGTTTTGTGGCCTGCATTATTTTCGGAGCCTTGGCCAATGACAGTGAGTACAACCTCTATATTGCCACCCAGTACTGTGTGGTGGTGTACAGTTTGTGCTTCTCCGTCACTGTAATAGTGATCATACTGACAGTCTCAGGGAGGACCTCTTCTCTACGTTTCCCCTTTGACCGGTTTGTGGTCATTTACACCTTCTTCGCTGTGATCCTCTACCTCAGTACTGCACTCGTTTGGCCAATCTTCAGCTTCGATAAGAAGTATGGTGCTACCTTCCGTCCTGAGGACTGCCCACGAGGAGCATGTCCATGGGATAGTAAGCTGGTGGTGGCAGTCTTCACAAATGTCAACCTGATCCTTTACTTTGTAGATCTTGTCTACTCCCAGAGGATTCGATTTGTCTCCAATGGAACTGTCTGA
- the LOC115423923 gene encoding pyrroline-5-carboxylate reductase 1, mitochondrial-like: protein MSVGFIGAGQAAHALARGFTAAGVIAAHRITASSPDTDLPTVQGLRKLGVHFTTSNKETVSKSDVLFLAVKPHIIPFVLDEIGPDIEDRHLIVSCAAGVTISSIEKKLQQYRDCPKVMRCMTNTPVVVREGATVYATGTHAEVEDGKLLEQLMASVGYCTEVEEDVIDAVTGLSGSGPAYAFTAVDALADGGVKMGLPRRLAVRLGAQALLGAARMLLDSEQHPGQLKDNVCSPGGATIHALHVMESGGFRSLLINAVEASCVRTRELQFLADQEKISPAAIKKTTLDKVLQQPGVAADAVSVKPQGISMFNSKSPRTKKK from the exons ATGAGTGTGGGGTTCATAGGAGCGGGGCAGGCAGCCCACGCCTTGGCCAGAGGCTTCACGGCTGCAG GCGTGATTGCCGCCCACAGAATCACAGCCAGTTCCCCAGACACAGATCTCCCCACAGTGCAGGGACTGCGG AAACTCGGTGTGCATTTCACCACCAGCAACAAAGAGACAGTAAGCAAAAGTGATGTCCTCTTCTTGGCTGTGAAGCCCCACATCATTCCTTTTGTGCTGGATGAGATTGGACCAGACATTGAAGACCGTCATCTTATTGTGTCATGTGCAGCAGGTGTCACCATCAGCTCAATAGAGAAG AAGCTGCAGCAGTATCGGGACTGTCCAAAGGTTATGCGCTGCATGACCAACACACCAGTGGTGGTTCGTGAAGGGGCCACTGTGTATGCCACAGGAACCCATGCAGAAGTGGAAGATGGGAAACTTCTGGAGCAGTTGATGGCCAGTGTCGGCTATTGCACTGAGGTTGAAGAGGACGTGATAGATGCCGTCACTGGCCTGAGTGGCAGTGGCCCAGCATAT GCATTCACAGCTGTAGATGCTCTGGCGGATGGTGGAGTTAAAATGGGTCTGCCCAGGAGACTAGCAGTACGCCTCGGAGCTCAAGCCCTGCTG GGAGCAGCCCGAATGTTGTTAGACTCTGAGCAGCATCCCGGGCAGCTCAAGGACAATGTGTgttcaccagggggcgccacgATCCACGCACTACATGTTATGGAGAGTGGTGGTTTCCGCAGCCTGCTGATCAACGCTGTAGAGGCCTCCTGTGTTAGGACTAG GGAACTCCAGTTTTTGGCTGATCAGGAGAAAATCTCTCCAGCTGCCATAAAAAAGACAACTCTGGACAAAGTGCTGCAGCAGCCAGGAGTTGCTGCTGATGCTGTTAGTGTTAAACCTCAAGGGATCAGTATGTTCAACAGTAAAAGCCCAAGGACCAAGAAGAAATGA
- the notum1a gene encoding palmitoleoyl-protein carboxylesterase notum1a, which produces MTAIRMVSSVLLLVLMQSGALCARRFRGGRNPQPRRAPPPPTYRADRGDTTESFPLDFTAVEENMDNFMTQVKNLAQSLYPCSAQKLDYDMKLNFLENTSVTCNDGSPAGYYLKESRGSRRWLIFLEGGWYCFNKENCDSRYETMRRLMSSSKWPQTKTGTGILSPLPEENPHWWNANMVYIPYCSSDVWSGASAKTEQSGYAFMGSLIIQEIVKDLLTKGLDNAKVLLLAGSSAGGTGVLLNVDRVAELLEGLGHTGIQVRGLSDSGWFLDNKQYHCTDCVDAVSCAPTETIKRGIKYWGGVVPERCRKTHEGEEWNCFFGYRVFPSIKSPVFVVQWLFDEAQLTVDNIQLTGQPVQEGQWRYIQNLGIELRNTLKDVPAMFAPACLSHEVITRNYWIDVQVKGTSLPRALHCWDRSLQDNRNNKAPPKGCPVHLIDSCPWPHCNPTCPTIRDQFTGQEMNVIQFLMHMGFDVQKMAQQQGMDPSKLLGMLSSGS; this is translated from the exons ATGACAGCGATCAGAATGGTTTCATCAGTGCTGCTTCTGGTGCTGATGCAGTCTGGAGCTCTTTGCGCACGGAGGTTCCGGGGTGGCCGCAACCCGCAACCACGACGCGCACCACCTCCTCCCACATACCGAGCGGACCGGGGTGACACCACGGAAAGCTTCCCTCTGGATTTCACCGCCGTGGAGGAGAACATGGATAACTTCATGACACAAGTGAAGAACCTTGCGCAGTCACTGTACCCGTGTTCGGCGCAGAAGCTCGACTACGACATGAAGTTGAACTTTTTGGAGAATACATCAGTCACCTGCAATGACGGAAGCCCTGCGGG ATACTACCTGAAAGAATCTCGAGGCAGCAGACGGTGGTTGATATTTCTTGAGG GTGGCTGGTACTGCTTCAACAAAGAGAACTGCGACAGCCGATATGAGACCATGAGGAGATTGATGAGCTCATCCAAGTGGCCCCAAACCAAAACAG GTACGGGAATCCTGTCTCCGCTGCCTGAAGAAAACCCTCACTGGTGGAATGCCAACATGGT GTATATTCCGTACTGCTCGAGTGACGTGTGGAGTGGAGCTTCAGCCAAAACGGAGCAGA gtGGCTATGCTTTCATGGGCTCTCTGATTATTCAAGAGATAGTGAAGGACCTGTTGACCAAAGGTCTAGACAACGCCAAGGTTCTCCTACTTGCAGGAAGCAG TGCGGGTGGTACTGGAGTCCTGCTGAACGTGGACCGTGTGGCCGAACTGCTGGAGGGACTAGGTCACACTGGGATACAGGTCCGAGGCCTGTCGGATTCTGGTTGGTTCTTGGACAATAAGCAGTACCATTGTACTGACTGTGTGGATGCTGTCAGCTGTGCCCCTACAGAGACCATCAAGAGGGGAATCAA GTACTGGGGGGGAGTGGTACCAGAGAGGTGTAGGAAAACCCATGAAGGAGAAGAGTGGAACTGCTTCTTTGGATATAGAGTGTTCCCATCAATAAAAA GCCCAGTGTTTGTGGTCCAGTGGCTCTTTGATGAGGCCCAGTTGACAGTGGACAACATCCAGTTAACAGGCCAGCCTGTGCAGGAAGGCCAGTGGCGTTACATCCAAAACCTGGGCATTGAGCTGAGGAATACACTCAAAGATGTCCC GGCTATGTTCGCACCAGCATGCCTGTCACATGAAGTTATCACCAGGAA TTACTGGATTGACGTGCAGGTTAAAGGCACTTCTTTGCCCCGAGCGCTGCACTGCTGGGACCGCAGTCTCCAGgacaacagaaacaacaaagcTCCACCCAAAGGCTGTCCTGtgcatttgattgacagctgcccATGGCCGCACTGCAACCCCACCTGCCCCACCATCCGAGACCAGTTCACAGGACAGGAAATGAACGTCATTCAGTTCCTGATGCATATGGGCTTTGATGTGCAGAAGATGGCCCAGCAGCAGGGCATGGACCCCAGTAAGCTACTGGGCATGCTCAGCAGCGGCAGCTAA